One Candidatus Poribacteria bacterium genomic window carries:
- a CDS encoding sigma-70 family RNA polymerase sigma factor, whose protein sequence is MEKNDVQLIHSILSGNDEAFSTLVQKYQKSVHALAWRKIGDFHYAEEITQDTFLQAYEKLSTLKNPHQFAGWLYVITNNLCTDWLRKKKPAMQPLGDASVKAIDKLTYERYMLEQRETEATERRHEIVKQLLEKLPESERTVVTLYYLGEMSTKEISKFIGVSVNTITSRLQRARERLQASEELLINETLGGLQLSGNLLENIMQQVADIEPGVSPTGKPLLPWVSLGAATVLIILLLGASHQYLVRFQRPYNFEAQAEPTIEIIEAAVVLETDAKPAVRNQIGRAATPGKNSSVDSQISEEVLAPNTSEDFPNLITSNAIPKVTRFTLSNGIRVVNLHVENSTDVGIFSYLPLGLVTDGKARAYWSHLINHLTVRTTGPIDFKTSNAETMADNMRLESWGGKDTWTQSLARHAKWLSRLPFSAESLAEELPRVLSQFDYIEANLATHKLADVAWNQVFRHGETDIAMRRGIQSAQLSELQEYRDQHLVQADRVLLCVIGGVDPETLKDTMETQLGAINLTEKTFPTPTVPPEIAKDQNATWDINVTHYMETYPIPHPENKDYPALYIASLMWRLACTQDAQLKELTGYIHCGVDLVTPEQVYLYVSASLKPGTDIEKVKQRVRQLMNPLKQPENNTQVPMVAQSLSKELGAPPDMETLMQYKPENVPEALMLLQLGVRWGTIEYQFGGNLSQLASAFADVSAADVANVVNRYLTENRRMTLLLTPRAVVNPQTR, encoded by the coding sequence ATGGAGAAAAACGATGTTCAGTTGATTCACAGCATCTTATCTGGCAACGATGAGGCATTCAGCACCTTGGTTCAAAAATACCAAAAGAGTGTTCACGCCTTGGCGTGGCGAAAGATCGGTGATTTTCATTATGCTGAGGAAATTACACAAGACACCTTCCTTCAAGCTTATGAAAAACTCTCCACACTCAAGAATCCCCATCAATTTGCTGGATGGCTCTATGTCATTACAAATAATCTATGCACCGATTGGCTCCGAAAGAAGAAACCTGCGATGCAACCGCTGGGGGACGCGTCTGTGAAAGCAATAGACAAACTAACTTATGAGCGTTATATGTTGGAACAACGCGAGACAGAAGCAACCGAGCGTCGTCATGAAATCGTCAAGCAACTTCTGGAAAAATTGCCAGAGAGCGAGCGGACTGTAGTGACACTCTACTATCTCGGCGAGATGTCCACAAAAGAAATTAGCAAGTTCATTGGGGTATCAGTGAATACGATTACGAGTCGGCTCCAGCGGGCGCGGGAGCGTTTACAAGCGTCGGAAGAACTCTTGATTAACGAAACGCTTGGCGGCTTGCAATTGTCTGGTAACCTACTTGAAAACATCATGCAGCAAGTTGCTGACATAGAACCGGGAGTTTCGCCGACTGGAAAACCGTTACTGCCATGGGTGTCTTTGGGTGCAGCTACGGTTTTGATTATATTGCTGCTCGGTGCGAGTCATCAATATCTCGTCAGATTCCAGCGACCGTATAATTTTGAAGCGCAAGCCGAGCCTACTATTGAAATTATTGAGGCGGCTGTCGTTCTTGAAACCGACGCAAAACCGGCTGTACGAAATCAAATCGGGCGGGCTGCCACCCCCGGTAAAAACAGCAGTGTCGACTCACAGATCTCTGAGGAAGTCTTAGCACCTAATACATCAGAGGACTTCCCTAATCTGATTACTTCTAATGCCATACCTAAAGTGACGCGCTTTACATTAAGCAACGGTATCCGGGTTGTCAACCTTCATGTCGAAAATTCCACAGATGTCGGTATCTTCAGTTATTTGCCCCTTGGGCTCGTCACTGATGGGAAAGCAAGGGCATATTGGAGCCATCTCATTAATCATCTGACCGTCCGAACCACAGGTCCCATTGATTTCAAAACAAGTAACGCGGAAACAATGGCTGATAACATGCGTTTGGAGTCTTGGGGTGGGAAAGATACATGGACCCAGAGTTTAGCACGACATGCGAAATGGCTTTCCAGACTGCCGTTTTCAGCAGAAAGTCTCGCTGAGGAACTCCCAAGAGTCTTGTCCCAGTTTGACTATATTGAAGCGAACTTGGCAACGCATAAGTTGGCAGATGTTGCGTGGAATCAAGTCTTTCGACATGGTGAAACCGATATAGCGATGCGCCGAGGCATTCAATCAGCACAACTCAGTGAACTCCAAGAATATCGCGATCAGCATCTCGTTCAAGCAGATCGCGTCCTTTTGTGCGTCATTGGTGGTGTTGATCCCGAAACACTGAAGGACACTATGGAAACACAACTCGGAGCTATTAACTTAACCGAGAAAACCTTTCCCACGCCAACAGTCCCTCCAGAGATAGCAAAAGATCAAAACGCTACTTGGGATATCAATGTAACCCATTACATGGAAACCTATCCAATTCCTCACCCTGAAAACAAAGACTACCCCGCGCTCTATATAGCGAGTCTGATGTGGCGGTTAGCCTGCACACAGGATGCCCAATTGAAAGAATTGACAGGTTACATTCACTGTGGTGTTGATCTCGTTACACCTGAACAGGTCTACTTATACGTCAGTGCCTCACTCAAGCCGGGTACAGATATAGAAAAGGTTAAGCAGCGGGTACGGCAGTTGATGAATCCGCTAAAACAACCGGAAAACAACACGCAGGTTCCTATGGTTGCCCAGTCCCTTTCCAAGGAACTCGGTGCACCGCCGGACATGGAGACACTCATGCAATATAAACCTGAGAATGTGCCGGAGGCTCTGATGCTCCTTCAGCTCGGTGTGCGTTGGGGAACAATAGAATACCAATTTGGTGGAAACTTATCGCAGCTTGCGAGTGCATTCGCCGATGTCTCCGCGGCTGATGTTGCCAACGTCGTCAACCGATACCTCACTGAGAATCGTCGGATGACGTTACTTCTCACGCCACGAGCAGTCGTTAATCCCCAGACTCGGTAG
- a CDS encoding LLM class flavin-dependent oxidoreductase, whose amino-acid sequence MELGFFTMPLHPPGSDTTKTLDHDIDQMVVLDELGYKEAYVGEHFTFTWENIPSPDLFIAKAAAMTENIIFGTGITCMPIHNPAVVAHRIAQLDHQTHGRFHWGVGSSSTPSDAEMFMADGDRRQSTREGIDAVLKIWTDPEPGHYKTDFWEFKIPEYRPNIVSVHMKPYQKPHPPIALAGSSARSDTLIFAGERGWIPMSINLAHVSTIKTHWDAVEEGAEKTGLSPCRSTWRIAREVYVADTTEQARKEAIEGTLGRDFTDYWFKLFSPGNFKPDPDMDDADMTLEHLLDTLWIVGSPDHVANRLRELYDEVGGFGVLLAMGHEWEPKEQWLNSMTLLKNEVMPQLADLT is encoded by the coding sequence ATGGAACTCGGTTTTTTCACAATGCCTTTGCATCCACCTGGTAGCGACACCACCAAAACGCTCGATCACGATATTGACCAGATGGTGGTCCTCGACGAGTTGGGCTACAAGGAAGCGTATGTTGGCGAGCACTTCACGTTTACATGGGAGAATATTCCGTCTCCGGATCTCTTTATTGCAAAAGCGGCTGCGATGACAGAGAACATTATTTTCGGCACGGGGATCACCTGTATGCCGATACACAATCCCGCTGTTGTCGCGCATCGCATCGCACAACTGGATCACCAAACGCATGGACGTTTTCATTGGGGCGTTGGGTCAAGTTCTACACCGAGCGACGCGGAGATGTTCATGGCAGACGGGGACAGACGGCAGTCAACCCGAGAAGGAATTGACGCTGTACTCAAGATTTGGACAGACCCGGAACCCGGACATTATAAGACCGATTTCTGGGAATTTAAGATCCCTGAGTACCGTCCGAATATTGTGAGCGTCCACATGAAACCTTATCAGAAACCGCATCCGCCAATTGCGTTGGCGGGGTCTTCCGCAAGGTCGGACACGCTCATCTTCGCTGGTGAGCGCGGCTGGATTCCGATGAGTATTAATTTAGCGCACGTTTCTACCATTAAAACACACTGGGACGCGGTGGAAGAGGGTGCGGAAAAGACTGGCTTATCGCCATGTCGCTCGACGTGGCGCATTGCCCGTGAGGTTTACGTTGCGGATACTACTGAGCAGGCGCGAAAAGAGGCAATTGAAGGCACGCTCGGACGCGATTTTACGGACTATTGGTTCAAGTTATTTAGCCCGGGGAACTTCAAACCAGATCCAGATATGGATGATGCGGATATGACCCTCGAGCATCTGTTAGATACCTTGTGGATCGTTGGAAGTCCGGATCACGTTGCCAATCGTTTGCGCGAGCTTTACGATGAAGTCGGTGGTTTTGGGGTTTTACTCGCTATGGGACACGAATGGGAACCGAAGGAGCAGTGGTTGAACTCAATGACACTCCTCAAGAATGAGGTGATGCCACAACTGGCGGATTTGACATAA
- a CDS encoding ABC transporter substrate-binding protein — MHARIFILISVILLTALTGCERVSQMVQPDATTTPTETALKIGVIQPANTFTTFSQGAETARAQVNEKGGVLGMQVEFISRNNQPIASEPPTPEASVTAAKELIEVENVFALLGPVYSTNSVEVGPIAQHAQRLMLPGSSGSNVPETGDYVFLITVPNPFQGKVMANFAMNPNELGAKTAATILEQGDDYTTDLVQAFEAAFQEIGGEIVYSGAYPVGDNTFTTLLTEIQAAAPDVIFCPGFQPEVPLLIDEARQIGITATFLGGSAWDDRERFLSILDDNSVLDGSYYPTNFSVATQDADVQEFVSGYTALFGSPPDGIAASGYDAMRLLARAIEKTGSLDPMAVRDAFAKVNGYKGATTISHYDENRHPVKSLTIQVIRNGQVEHYKVVEP; from the coding sequence ATGCATGCAAGAATTTTTATCTTAATCTCAGTTATTCTGCTTACCGCCCTAACAGGATGTGAACGAGTAAGCCAGATGGTTCAACCCGATGCTACCACCACTCCGACCGAAACGGCATTAAAAATTGGCGTAATTCAACCGGCGAACACTTTTACTACCTTTAGCCAAGGTGCTGAAACCGCTCGGGCTCAAGTTAATGAAAAAGGTGGGGTGCTCGGTATGCAGGTGGAATTTATCAGTCGAAACAATCAACCCATCGCGAGTGAACCGCCAACGCCGGAAGCCAGCGTTACTGCCGCAAAGGAACTGATTGAAGTGGAGAACGTCTTCGCACTATTGGGTCCCGTTTACTCCACCAATTCCGTCGAAGTCGGTCCGATTGCACAACACGCACAACGGCTTATGCTGCCCGGTTCCAGTGGTTCAAACGTCCCTGAAACTGGAGATTACGTCTTTCTCATTACGGTGCCAAACCCATTTCAAGGAAAAGTGATGGCAAATTTTGCCATGAACCCGAATGAACTCGGCGCGAAAACCGCAGCGACTATTCTTGAGCAAGGCGATGACTACACGACAGATCTCGTGCAAGCATTTGAGGCAGCTTTTCAGGAAATCGGCGGCGAAATTGTTTACAGTGGTGCCTATCCCGTCGGCGATAATACTTTCACGACACTGCTCACAGAAATTCAGGCTGCCGCCCCCGATGTTATCTTCTGCCCCGGTTTTCAACCGGAGGTCCCACTGTTAATAGATGAAGCGCGACAGATCGGCATCACAGCGACCTTCCTCGGTGGCAGCGCGTGGGATGATAGGGAACGATTTCTCAGTATATTAGACGATAACAGTGTGTTGGATGGCAGCTACTATCCGACTAATTTCTCGGTTGCCACACAGGACGCGGATGTGCAGGAATTCGTGAGTGGGTACACAGCACTCTTCGGCAGTCCACCAGATGGTATCGCCGCCTCGGGCTACGATGCAATGCGACTCTTGGCACGTGCAATAGAGAAAACGGGTTCGCTTGATCCGATGGCTGTTCGGGATGCGTTCGCAAAGGTCAACGGTTACAAAGGGGCGACAACCATTTCCCATTACGACGAGAACCGACACCCCGTCAAAAGCCTCACAATTCAAGTGATCCGAAATGGACAGGTGGAACACTACAAAGTTGTGGAACCGTAG
- a CDS encoding TIGR01458 family HAD-type hydrolase, which translates to MQKISPTRPKAFLIDLDGTLYFKGEPCPGAIETVNYLRQEKYQLRFLTNTTAKTPKMLHAQMQALGFDIYEDEIFNATYACLQYLRSQSKNRCHFMVDDAVKAFFKEIPVDDNAPDFVVVGDYGAGFDFHALNHAFRLLMDGSELIALQKGLYWFSSEGMFLDCGAFVTLLEAAAGKIAKVMGKPSETFFRLALESLQRSPSEVIVVGDDITSDIVGAQTMEMRSILVKTGKFKPDQLENPVAKPTWVLDSIAELPNMF; encoded by the coding sequence ATGCAGAAAATATCACCAACGCGTCCGAAGGCTTTTTTAATCGATTTGGACGGAACGCTCTATTTTAAAGGCGAACCTTGTCCGGGCGCGATTGAAACTGTCAACTACTTGCGTCAGGAAAAGTACCAACTCCGGTTTTTGACGAATACGACTGCCAAAACGCCAAAAATGCTTCACGCACAGATGCAAGCATTGGGTTTTGACATCTACGAAGATGAGATTTTCAATGCAACTTACGCCTGTCTCCAATACTTACGTTCGCAATCTAAGAACCGTTGTCACTTCATGGTTGATGATGCCGTCAAAGCGTTTTTCAAAGAGATACCAGTAGATGACAACGCTCCCGATTTTGTCGTCGTCGGAGACTACGGCGCGGGGTTCGACTTTCACGCTTTAAATCACGCCTTTCGCCTATTGATGGATGGTTCGGAGCTCATAGCACTGCAGAAGGGACTCTACTGGTTTTCTTCTGAGGGGATGTTCTTAGATTGCGGTGCCTTCGTGACACTTCTGGAAGCAGCCGCAGGCAAAATCGCCAAGGTTATGGGTAAGCCAAGTGAGACATTCTTTAGGCTTGCACTTGAGAGTCTTCAACGCTCTCCAAGTGAAGTGATTGTTGTCGGTGATGACATCACTTCCGACATCGTCGGAGCGCAGACAATGGAGATGCGAAGTATTCTTGTGAAGACTGGAAAGTTTAAACCTGATCAATTAGAAAATCCTGTCGCGAAACCGACATGGGTGCTTGATAGCATTGCCGAATTACCGAATATGTTTTAA
- a CDS encoding Gfo/Idh/MocA family oxidoreductase, whose protein sequence is MTNQFIQTGVVGCGWAGCRAIEAANATSRLNVIAIAERDPTRRAQAGDDNAVPHRYADYQELLENPNVEAVYLATSPDGRLQQVLDTLNAGKHVLVQKPHAIRAPEILEMEAAAQEAGKTLQFCYFMRHFPNNRKIRRAVLNGAIGDLYHARVFGKYNFIPDFDANSRWLHVYGQKGGSLGQHYSHELNLTWWWMGCPKPEWAFAAKHVLYPQYDGPEGAAEDYFTGLLGCEGGKTIQIDCSRMSHSDSGSVVELYGTTGAITNGGIARFKDGEFIRETVDEPLEIDHGELPEEVHVFYYELNHFAMAIAGEVAPDVSAPDAYVFMQILDAFYDSAKSGEKVYISS, encoded by the coding sequence ATGACAAACCAATTCATTCAAACCGGAGTTGTTGGATGTGGATGGGCAGGCTGTCGGGCTATCGAAGCTGCCAATGCGACATCTCGACTGAACGTTATCGCAATTGCAGAACGGGATCCAACCCGTCGTGCGCAAGCAGGCGACGACAATGCTGTGCCACACCGTTACGCTGACTATCAAGAACTGCTTGAAAATCCTAACGTTGAAGCCGTCTATCTCGCGACTTCTCCGGATGGTAGGCTACAGCAAGTCTTGGATACGCTCAATGCGGGTAAGCATGTCTTGGTCCAAAAACCGCACGCAATCCGCGCCCCAGAAATTTTAGAGATGGAGGCGGCAGCACAAGAAGCCGGAAAGACCCTCCAATTCTGCTACTTTATGCGCCACTTCCCAAACAACCGAAAAATTCGGCGCGCCGTCCTCAACGGGGCAATCGGGGACCTGTATCACGCCCGCGTCTTCGGGAAATACAACTTCATCCCGGATTTTGATGCCAACAGTCGTTGGTTGCATGTCTACGGACAGAAAGGCGGTTCGTTGGGGCAGCACTACTCCCATGAACTCAACCTGACGTGGTGGTGGATGGGATGTCCGAAACCGGAATGGGCATTTGCTGCGAAGCACGTGCTTTACCCGCAGTATGACGGACCCGAAGGCGCAGCGGAAGACTACTTCACCGGTCTTCTCGGCTGCGAAGGTGGAAAGACTATCCAGATTGACTGCTCTCGGATGAGCCACTCGGACTCCGGGAGTGTCGTGGAGCTTTACGGCACCACCGGCGCAATCACAAACGGCGGTATCGCCCGATTCAAAGACGGCGAGTTCATCCGAGAAACCGTTGACGAACCACTCGAAATCGACCACGGCGAACTTCCCGAAGAAGTGCATGTCTTCTACTATGAACTAAACCACTTCGCCATGGCAATCGCGGGTGAGGTCGCACCCGATGTTTCTGCGCCAGATGCTTATGTCTTCATGCAAATCTTAGATGCCTTCTACGACAGCGCAAAAAGTGGCGAGAAAGTCTACATCTCCTCGTAG